Proteins encoded together in one Laribacter hongkongensis DSM 14985 window:
- a CDS encoding adenine phosphoribosyltransferase encodes MPSTLHDTTYSDYIRSHIRTVPDWPHAGVQFRDITPLLQDPKTFRVLVDIFVHRYMNQQIDLIAGLDARGFILGSVIAYELNVGFVPIRKKGKLPYATIAEEYELEYGSATVEIHADACVPGQRVVVIDDLVATGGTMMAGVKLLKRLGADVIETGAIVDLPELGGSQHIRDAGIPLFTVCDFAGL; translated from the coding sequence ATGCCTTCCACGCTTCACGACACCACCTATTCCGACTATATCCGCTCGCACATCCGCACCGTGCCCGACTGGCCGCACGCCGGTGTGCAGTTCCGCGACATCACGCCGCTGCTGCAAGACCCCAAGACCTTCCGGGTGCTGGTGGACATCTTCGTGCACCGCTACATGAACCAGCAGATCGACCTGATCGCCGGGCTGGACGCACGCGGTTTCATCCTCGGCTCGGTCATCGCCTACGAGCTCAATGTCGGCTTCGTGCCGATCCGCAAGAAGGGCAAGCTGCCCTACGCCACCATCGCCGAAGAGTACGAACTGGAATACGGCAGTGCCACGGTGGAGATCCACGCCGATGCCTGCGTGCCGGGCCAGCGGGTGGTGGTGATCGACGATCTGGTCGCCACTGGCGGCACCATGATGGCCGGGGTCAAGCTGCTCAAGCGCCTGGGTGCCGACGTGATCGAAACCGGCGCCATCGTCGACCTGCCGGAACTCGGCGGCTCGCAGCACATCCGTGACGCCGGCATTCCGCTGTTCACCGTCTGCGATTTCGCCGGCCTGTAA
- a CDS encoding amino acid permease, translated as MTRKKQGLGLWMCIALVCGNMIGSGVFLLPSSLAPYGGLAIIGWVLTAIGAVLLALVFAGLTRSMPREGGPYGYTRDAFGDFAGFWIAWGYWIALWVGNAAIAVAFTSYLSGFFPVLASNHWAGGGTAIALVWCVTLINLRGVESTGRMAVITTIIKLLPLLAIATIGLLWFNPDNLVFNPGNKPVGDSISAVAALTLWAFLGMESASVPAGDVENPEKTIPRATIIGTLLAAVVYIGVTVAVMGVLPHDVLASSPAPMADAARVMWGDWAYAAVGLGAVVSCLGAINGWSLMPCHVSLAAARDGLFPRQFARLNGNRVPAWGLVVSSSLMTLLLVLNYSGSKGMVEIFNFIILLATMTTLLPYAFTAVAELMFMARGQMPATGAGRRIVIASLAFVYAVWALYGSGAETVLWGVILLMLGLPVYVWMAKEKREAAEAELRG; from the coding sequence ATGACTAGGAAGAAACAGGGCCTTGGCCTGTGGATGTGCATCGCACTGGTGTGCGGCAACATGATCGGCTCCGGTGTGTTCCTGTTGCCCTCCTCGCTGGCCCCGTATGGTGGTCTGGCCATCATCGGCTGGGTGCTGACGGCGATTGGCGCCGTGCTGCTGGCACTGGTGTTTGCCGGGCTGACCCGTTCCATGCCGCGCGAGGGCGGGCCGTATGGCTATACCCGCGATGCCTTCGGCGACTTTGCCGGTTTCTGGATTGCGTGGGGCTACTGGATTGCCCTGTGGGTGGGCAATGCGGCGATTGCCGTGGCGTTTACCAGCTACCTGTCCGGTTTCTTTCCGGTGCTGGCCAGCAACCACTGGGCCGGTGGCGGCACGGCGATCGCGCTGGTGTGGTGCGTGACCCTGATCAACCTGCGCGGGGTGGAAAGCACCGGACGCATGGCGGTGATCACCACGATCATCAAGCTGCTGCCGCTGCTGGCGATCGCCACCATCGGCCTCTTGTGGTTCAACCCGGACAACCTGGTTTTCAATCCGGGCAACAAGCCGGTCGGCGACAGCATCAGCGCCGTGGCAGCACTCACGCTGTGGGCGTTTCTGGGTATGGAATCGGCCTCGGTGCCGGCCGGTGATGTGGAAAACCCGGAAAAAACCATCCCGCGCGCCACGATCATCGGCACCCTGCTGGCGGCAGTGGTGTATATCGGCGTGACCGTGGCCGTCATGGGCGTGCTGCCGCACGATGTACTGGCCAGTTCGCCGGCACCGATGGCCGACGCCGCCCGGGTGATGTGGGGCGACTGGGCTTACGCCGCCGTGGGTCTGGGTGCCGTGGTGTCGTGTCTGGGCGCCATCAACGGCTGGTCGCTGATGCCGTGCCACGTTTCGCTGGCTGCTGCACGCGACGGACTGTTCCCGCGCCAGTTTGCCCGCCTGAACGGCAACCGTGTGCCGGCGTGGGGTCTGGTGGTGTCGAGCAGCTTGATGACGCTGCTGCTGGTGCTGAACTACTCGGGCAGCAAGGGCATGGTGGAAATCTTCAACTTCATCATCCTGCTGGCCACCATGACCACGCTGCTGCCGTACGCCTTTACTGCCGTGGCCGAGCTGATGTTCATGGCCCGCGGCCAGATGCCGGCCACGGGTGCCGGCCGGCGCATCGTGATTGCCTCGCTGGCCTTTGTCTATGCCGTGTGGGCCCTGTATGGCTCGGGTGCCGAAACGGTGCTGTGGGGCGTGATCCTGCTGATGCTGGGCCTGCCGGTGTATGTGTGGATGGCCAAGGAAAAGCGCGAAGCGGCCGAGGCCGAACTGCGTGGCTGA
- a CDS encoding amino acid permease, protein MSFPLPPSATTAEGLQRNLKARHLTMIAIGGAIGTGLFIASGASVAQAGPGGAVVAYLVIGLMVFFLMTSLGEMAAYMPESGSFTLYSERFVDPAFGFAQGWNYWFNWAITIAVELVAAQIVMAYWFPDVPGTLWSLLFLGIFVLLNIVSVKGFGEGEYWFSMIKVMAVVVFLLIGTAMLYGWVGDSQPAGLHNFTIGQAPFVGGTGALIGVAMIAGFSFQGTELVGITAGEAQDPQRTIPKAIKQIFWRILIFYVLSIIMIGLLLPYNDPRLLQSSVKDIAVSPFTLVLQATGVPAAASVMNAVILTAILSAGNSGMYASTRTLHAMAMQGQAPKIFARVSRHGVPVPALLLTTAVSALCFTSSLFGDQRVYLWLVNLTGLCGFIAWLGIAISHYRFRKGFLAQGRSLDELPYRARWFPFGPLFAFTLCLIVVLGQNYEAFFASHINWNGIIATYIGIPVYLAVWLGYRWKHRCRFVRYEDMPLPDRCKKTTN, encoded by the coding sequence ATGTCTTTCCCCCTTCCACCGTCAGCCACCACCGCCGAAGGATTGCAACGCAATCTCAAGGCCCGCCACCTCACCATGATCGCCATCGGCGGTGCCATCGGCACCGGCCTGTTCATCGCGTCCGGTGCCTCGGTGGCCCAGGCGGGACCGGGCGGGGCGGTCGTGGCCTATCTGGTCATCGGCCTGATGGTGTTCTTCCTGATGACCAGCCTAGGCGAAATGGCCGCCTACATGCCCGAGTCGGGCTCGTTCACCCTCTACAGCGAACGCTTCGTCGACCCGGCCTTCGGTTTTGCCCAGGGCTGGAACTACTGGTTCAACTGGGCCATCACCATTGCCGTCGAGCTGGTGGCAGCCCAGATCGTCATGGCGTACTGGTTTCCCGATGTACCCGGCACCCTCTGGAGCCTGCTGTTCCTCGGCATTTTCGTGCTGCTGAACATCGTGTCGGTCAAGGGTTTCGGTGAAGGGGAATACTGGTTTTCCATGATCAAGGTCATGGCCGTGGTGGTGTTCCTGCTGATCGGCACGGCCATGCTCTACGGCTGGGTGGGTGATTCGCAGCCGGCCGGCCTGCACAATTTCACCATCGGCCAGGCGCCCTTCGTCGGTGGCACCGGCGCCCTGATCGGCGTGGCCATGATTGCCGGCTTTTCCTTCCAGGGCACCGAGTTGGTCGGCATTACCGCCGGCGAAGCACAGGACCCGCAGCGCACCATTCCCAAGGCCATCAAGCAGATTTTCTGGCGCATCCTGATCTTCTACGTCCTGTCGATCATCATGATCGGCCTGCTGCTGCCGTACAACGACCCGCGCCTGCTGCAATCCAGCGTCAAGGACATCGCCGTGTCACCGTTCACCCTGGTCTTGCAGGCAACCGGCGTACCGGCGGCGGCCTCGGTCATGAACGCCGTCATCCTGACGGCCATCCTGTCCGCCGGCAATTCCGGCATGTATGCCTCCACCCGCACCCTGCACGCCATGGCCATGCAGGGACAGGCACCGAAAATCTTTGCCCGCGTCAGCCGCCATGGCGTGCCCGTACCGGCCCTGCTGCTGACCACGGCAGTCAGCGCGCTGTGCTTTACCAGTTCGCTGTTCGGCGACCAGCGCGTTTACCTGTGGCTCGTCAACCTGACCGGGCTGTGCGGCTTCATCGCCTGGCTGGGCATCGCCATTTCGCACTACCGCTTCCGCAAGGGCTTTCTGGCCCAGGGGCGCTCGCTGGACGAACTGCCCTACCGCGCCCGCTGGTTTCCGTTCGGGCCGCTCTTTGCCTTCACCCTGTGCCTGATAGTGGTGCTGGGGCAGAACTACGAAGCGTTCTTCGCCTCCCATATCAACTGGAACGGCATCATCGCCACCTACATCGGCATTCCGGTCTACCTGGCGGTCTGGTTGGGCTACCGCTGGAAGCACCGCTGCCGCTTCGTGCGCTACGAAGACATGCCCCTGCCCGATCGTTGCAAAAAAACCACAAACTGA
- a CDS encoding porin: MKKILAIAIAALPAAAMADVEIYGKITAEIANTKTSSATAASSGEAIGSVPTKSLTQINNAGGPGSHIGFRGNEDLGGGLKAIWQIEQAIDFTQTPGGASNTFATRDSFVGLQSNTWGKIRLGRLSNYPNSNMEFVDPWTYDNNTNVNGSFIFTRLDSRVNQAIRYDSPAWSGDWGGFSFAALYGFNEPGTNAVGKKKQNTANVGLTYTYGPYTAAYSYLTQQNQRLDAINGNPVSGRQDANRFEASYNANNLYVAVGYQETKGYGGNIWPAAAYWAGTNQAFENTPDKYKTQEAELTVQYTIGNWTPGISYGHGWNMKKNGETLDNSGYNMFVVGTNYALSKRTNAYLSYGQVKYDRAIDVAGTERESTVGLGISHSF; this comes from the coding sequence ATGAAAAAAATCCTCGCAATCGCCATTGCCGCCCTGCCGGCGGCCGCCATGGCCGATGTGGAAATCTACGGCAAGATCACGGCTGAAATCGCCAATACCAAGACCAGCAGCGCCACGGCGGCCAGCTCCGGCGAAGCCATCGGCAGCGTGCCGACCAAATCCCTCACCCAGATCAACAACGCCGGCGGTCCCGGTTCGCACATCGGCTTTCGCGGCAACGAAGACCTGGGCGGTGGCCTGAAGGCCATCTGGCAGATCGAACAGGCCATCGACTTCACCCAGACTCCGGGCGGAGCCAGCAATACCTTTGCCACCCGCGACAGCTTCGTCGGCCTGCAATCGAATACCTGGGGCAAGATCCGCCTCGGCCGCCTGAGCAACTATCCGAACTCCAACATGGAATTCGTCGATCCGTGGACCTACGACAACAACACCAACGTCAACGGCAGCTTCATCTTCACCCGTCTGGACAGCCGCGTGAACCAGGCCATCCGCTATGACAGCCCGGCCTGGAGCGGTGACTGGGGCGGCTTCAGCTTTGCTGCCCTCTACGGCTTCAACGAGCCGGGCACCAATGCAGTCGGCAAGAAAAAGCAGAACACCGCCAACGTCGGCCTGACCTATACCTATGGCCCGTACACTGCGGCCTACAGCTACCTGACCCAGCAGAACCAGCGGCTTGACGCCATCAACGGCAATCCGGTCAGCGGCCGTCAGGATGCCAACCGCTTCGAAGCCAGCTACAACGCCAACAACCTGTACGTGGCCGTCGGTTACCAGGAAACCAAGGGCTACGGTGGCAACATCTGGCCGGCTGCCGCTTACTGGGCCGGTACCAACCAGGCATTCGAGAACACCCCGGACAAGTACAAGACCCAGGAAGCCGAACTCACCGTGCAGTACACCATCGGCAACTGGACGCCGGGCATCTCCTACGGCCACGGCTGGAACATGAAGAAAAACGGCGAAACGCTGGACAACTCCGGCTACAACATGTTCGTCGTCGGCACCAACTACGCCCTCTCCAAGCGTACCAACGCCTATCTGTCGTACGGCCAGGTCAAGTACGACCGCGCCATCGACGTGGCCGGCACCGAGCGCGAGTCGACCGTGGGCCTGGGCATCAGCCACAGCTTCTGA
- the ctlX gene encoding citrulline utilization hydrolase CtlX gives MSKQITNQIVMVRPVSFYFDTETAANDFFQKNLGEKRDVVQAKALIEFDAMVDLLRSKGITVHVLQDSNQVMDTPDSIFPNNWFVSMEGGHLMLCPMWAPNRRHERLKFLGQLVDLIGHDKLKVSNYGPAHEAQSKFLEGTGAMILDRVNMKAYACLSPRCDEDVFKKFCKEFGFKPVAFHGFQTYEGKRAAIYHTNVMMALGEAFAVVCLSAIDDLTERAALVKELQGDGKEIIDVTEDQINNFAGNEIELCNADGKRFTIMTKATYDCLTPEQRAVIEKTSEIISPDVKTIETYGGGSVRCMISEIFL, from the coding sequence ATGTCGAAACAGATTACGAACCAGATCGTGATGGTTCGCCCGGTGTCGTTCTACTTCGATACCGAAACCGCCGCCAATGACTTCTTCCAGAAAAACCTTGGCGAAAAGCGTGACGTGGTACAAGCCAAGGCGCTGATCGAATTCGATGCCATGGTCGATCTGCTGCGCAGCAAGGGGATTACCGTCCATGTCCTGCAGGACAGCAACCAGGTCATGGATACGCCGGACAGCATTTTCCCGAACAACTGGTTCGTATCGATGGAAGGCGGCCATCTGATGCTGTGCCCGATGTGGGCACCGAACCGCCGCCACGAACGCCTGAAGTTCCTGGGGCAACTGGTCGACCTGATCGGTCACGACAAGCTCAAGGTCAGCAACTACGGTCCGGCCCACGAAGCCCAGAGCAAGTTTCTGGAAGGCACCGGCGCCATGATCCTCGACCGCGTCAACATGAAGGCCTATGCCTGCCTGTCGCCGCGTTGTGACGAGGATGTATTCAAGAAGTTCTGCAAGGAATTCGGCTTCAAGCCGGTGGCTTTCCACGGATTCCAGACCTACGAGGGCAAGCGCGCTGCCATCTACCACACCAACGTGATGATGGCACTGGGTGAAGCCTTTGCCGTGGTATGCCTGTCGGCCATCGACGACCTCACCGAACGCGCGGCACTGGTGAAAGAGCTTCAGGGTGACGGCAAGGAAATCATCGACGTCACCGAAGACCAGATCAACAACTTTGCCGGCAACGAGATCGAGCTCTGCAATGCTGACGGCAAGCGCTTCACCATCATGACCAAGGCTACCTACGACTGCCTGACGCCGGAGCAGCGTGCCGTCATCGAAAAAACCAGCGAGATCATTTCGCCTGACGTCAAGACCATCGAGACATACGGCGGTGGTTCGGTGCGCTGCATGATCTCCGAAATCTTCCTCTGA